AAATAGAGCATTTAGCTTACTGGAAGATCACAAGCACTGTGTTTGGCTCACAGGCAGAGATTCCCAGAAATTTGATtttaatatatgaatatgactATGCTGTGAAAAAGAGCAGATACCCAGATATCCAAAGTCTCCTTTTTTTGCTTGCTTGCTGTTGTGTACAAGGTGATGTTGTCTTGTAGAGGCATTTGCTTTGCAGCAGATCcctgaaacaaaaataaactctgccctgtgtgtgtgtgtatgtgtgttctccAGGCATGGCATCATCACCCTACAGGCTTTGTCTGAATCCAATCGGCGTCTGTGGATGGAGGCCATGGACGGAAAGGAGCCGGTAAGAATACACCCATTGTGCCTGTCTTTTGCTCTATAGCATTTTGAGGAATATTTTCATTTGGATGGGCCACTGCTTTCTGGATGTTCTTTTTGTCTTTAAAGAGCCCTTATTCCACATTTTcttgtactgtatttattttccCATGTGTAATATTTGTGGTTTTATGTAGAAAAACAGTCATTCATTTTTATGAACATTTTCCTACCTCCCTAAATCCCTGAACATTAAACAGACTTACtgtgactggctgccctgtatcgtgcctctttcaaaaagcagtccaggcagAATGACCTATCTAATTTCAGTGTAGATGGGTGGGCTCGATTGCACTGTAGGGTGGAAAATACTGCAttttctgtgacatcacaaaaacaacgaATTCAAAACAAGATGCTAGATGTTAGAATCTATATGTGAACTAGCGCTTCATTTATGTATGTTGAAACTTTTCCACCAAAAAAATCCACCAAACTCAAATTTGTTTCAGttgaattttatttatgtatactTTCATGATGTACACCCTTTAATTAACATTCATTTAATGTCTTTTAAATTAAGTTCACTTTCCTGAACTCGAAACCTAACTCTAATCCTGGTcgtaatcctaaccctaaccaagtTAATAATATACAATTCAAATTTCACCAAACATTTGACCAATTTGAGCATTAGTAGATTGTCTGCAAGCCATCAAAATACATGGTACTCAGCCTCGGCTATTTATGGCTATCAGAGGTGGATATGTAGAGTTTAATAAGAACGGCCACTAAAGAGCTCATCTTGTCAAATGATTCATTTATCCCATCTGCCCCAACTTCAACTGACacacaaactaaacaaaaacagtaGCTGTACTCTTCCATTCTTCATGCTTAGTCTAGTCTCAGTCTAAAAGTGTATGATATGGCGTGTTTGACCAGGAGTGTGAGGAGAGATTTTATTACGTTGAGACTTGTTTTTTGGTGGAGCTCGTCTCTGTGGTTGCCCCTAGCAAAAGGGTGTGAGTTTTGGGACAGATTCAGGGTTCATGGTGCTTATCCTGAGTAAACTTTGGTCAGACTGACTGAACTCATAAGCTTCTGATCTGCTCTTTCCTCTTCCTTCCAATCCCCTGTACATGAAGACCTCATGGCCTACAGTCAAAGTTCAAAATATACTCAAAAATAAATCACAGTATCTTAAAAGTGTCTAGGAAAAACACTATTGGATGTGGTGTTAACATAATTACCAGCAGTTTACAGATTTTTCATGTTGTTTATGTCACTGTATcgcctttaaaaataaaggtggtaAAAAAGTGATCTTTGGAAAAGTCCTGTAGaatcatgtttgttttttttaattgcatgaATCTTTGCAGATTTTGTTTAAAAAGGTTATCTCAAATCTTAGTACTCACAAATAACAGTATTcagtgatttttctttttccataATTAATGTGTAACACTCCTGGCAAGTTCACAAAAAGCTGCCTGTAGGCTTCAACTGGTTCTCAGAATTGAAAGAATCTCCACATAAAGGAAAGATTTTATGACAATAAAATGTCCCATATTTGTgctgttttacttttttttttttttacttttacagaatttagcagatgctcttaccTAGAACAGCTTACAGAGGTGCTTTGTCTACAGTGAATGCCCAGATACAAACAAGCACAATCTGATACCTATATCCAAACAGTAAACAATATTTGACACCTAGACACAAGCAGTACACAATATCTGACACCTAGACCCAAACAATACACATACACTTTGTGATACGTAGACACAAACAATAGACAATGCAGATGCATTTGGACTGTGTGCAGAAACATATTAACCCGTAAGTGCTGTCTTAAAGGTAAAACATGACCTGCTCCTCAGCTTTAATTGAGAAAAAACCCTAATGGAAGCAGTGAAGGCAGCTCAGCACAGGAGTGACATGGCCGAAGACAGGAAGATGAAGGACTagtggggctgctgtgttctgttgaCCATTTAAAATGATTCACTGTGTGGCACTGTGTTCTCATCAGAGCAGGCTTTGACTTAATGTTTGGCAAAGCAGGAAAATGTCCTTTCTGTCATAACCTACCGTATGATACTTTAGTAAATGAAACAATATTTTCATGTTATTGCGAGTGAGTCAGTGACCCATTCCTGCGTTGGGCCCTTACTTACGTTTTATTGTTCTTGTAATCTTTGTCATCATGAAGCAATCAGAAGGGCTCTGTGGAAGTTGTAAATGCCAGGAAAGGGTGATGACAAAGTGGAgtatttatatttcattaatGGTACTAAACCTTTGATTAGTCAGTAAAGGCACAGTCAGATAGCACTAAAGACAGGATGTAACATAGTTTGTGCTGTTCTGAACCTGAAGAAAGCAAAATATTAGGGAATGTAAAAGATACCATGGCGTTGGCTTCTCTGCCCGTGCACTGCTAGTTATACTGAACATGTGTTGAGAGCTGAATTTGTCTTACATGTCATATGTGGTTGCATtgggtgtttgtgttttatgtgCTAAGCTATTTCCAGTAAAAGATGTATGTCTAGTGGGACTGATAAACATGTCTTGTTATCTCTAGATTTACACCCTCCCAGCCCTTCTGagcaagaaagaagaaagtaagTTTACTCGTCTTGCTGTGAATTTGGGAAGTCAATTTTGATCATGTCACGTCAGAATTGCTGCAAATATAATGTGCTTGTCTTTTCAGCATTCCTAAATGAGGCGGGGTTTAACTTTGTGAGGAAGTGTATTCACCTCGTGGAGACCAGAGGTGAGTCGGGTAATTACTTTTCCAAATGGATATCTCGTCTATTCCAGTGCCTCCGTACATGTGTATACTTGTGTTGTTCAGCTGAAATGCTAAATGCTGCCATACGCAcaggttcccaaccctggtgcTTGAGGTACCCCCGGCCCCTCACATTTTTGTGGTTCCAAGCTGTGATACACCTACTTTAGTGttggaagggcttgttaattcaCTGTTTAGTTGGATCAAAAGTGTTGAGAAATAGGAAATGACTGCATTGACGTAGGGGTGGAAAAAGTACTGAAAACCTTATGGGTATAGGTCAGAACCTGTCAGAACCTTTGAATAAagccaaaaatgtatttaagcGGAGGTGAAGAGTGAATACACTGTGAATTAGATTGGGTGGCTAGTTCATATAAatcttaaatgaaaatgaataacTGAGCAGTATTACAGTAACTCAATTACTCAAGTATTTTACAGCACCTTAAACCACAACCACGGGACCCCCTCCCCTTACCTATGCTCAAAGTAACCCAATTACATTTTCCTTCACTTTCCAGGTATCCAAACTATGGGCCTGTACAGAATAGGAGGAGTTAATTCCAAAGTGCAGAGACTTATGACTTCAGTGTTTGGTAAAGCTCtgttcttattttttattacagttACATCATGTTCCTAATCCATTCCTTTGCTCTGTGTTCCCTTTACAATGTAGTTTAATCCAGAATGTTTTGATGTCTTTCTACAGCTGCCAAAGCTCCTGCAGATATGGATCTTGACCCAGACACTTGGGATAACAAGACTATCACTAGTGGACTCAAGAATTATCTCAGGTAGGAAAGTAATGTAATCTgatggagggggaggggggtagcATTTACTACAAAAATATACATCTCTGGTGTCTCTGGTACATCAAAACAGGTGACTTCAAGAGAAATTCCAAATCTTAAATTATGGtctttaaaaattaatttagTAATAAGATCACAAAAAGTAGACCGTGTTTTGCTTAGGCTTAGTCAGGTCATTGATTATACCTGGTGGTTCCTCCTTTTATACTCGTAGGCACTTCTACCTCCCTTCCACAAGGGGCAATATACATTGCATACGATCTTGCCTTCTTTCCCATGTTGTccaaaaaaactgaaataattTTCGTAATGCACTCTACAAGCATTTCCCCATATTCTTGACTACCCACAAACAATGCATACATTTCAGTACTGGGTTGTGTATTACAGATTGAATGACAATCACAAGGATATAACAAGGCATTTTCTAGTGAACCTGATTTTAACACCTAACGTTACTATGCTTTAAAGATCATAATTTAAAAGTGTAGTTTTCTCTGGAGGTGATTTAAGAAAATAATCTAAGCAGAGGCAGTTCACTGATTACTGTCAAAACATGTGATAATTCAGCTGCTGTGTGTCTCCAGGTGTCTGGCTGAACCTCTGCTAACCTACAGACTTCACAAAGACTTCATCATGGCAGTCAGTGAGTTCTTCCACATGCTCTCATTCTCTTAGCTTTTCCCCCAACATGACCTTCAGCGCATTCCAaaggaaaaatggaaaatgatGATTCAAACTATTCATCTGGCTAAATGAATTGACAAACACACTGTACTTAGACAGAATGGGATTCATGTTGAAGAACAAGCCCAAAGCATTGAATAAAACATGGTGTCCTTTCATTTCCTACTTGTATAGTATACACATAAATTAAATTACACACAAGGAACCCCTTGAAATTAAGTAGGAGGGTACACAGGTTGAGGAGTGTTACACCTGTTCTTGAATGGGAGTTGCTGTTTCCTACACTGATATTTTAATAGAAAAGTGTAACTGTTTTAATTTCAGCTGTGATATGATGTGATGAAATCAGCTCTATTAAGTTAAACAGAATATTAATACTGTATTTTGCATTTCTAGAGTCCGATGACCAGAACTACAGGGTGCGTGCAGTCCACGCTCTTGTACACAAGCTGCCTGAGAAGAACAGAGAGATGTTGGACATCCTGATCAAACATCTGTTTGTGTAAGATAGGATTTTTGTCAGTATTCAGATCACATTTTGTTTTATCTGTCTGTAAATGTCAAAGTGGTTGAGATCAGCTTAATTGGAATGATCACAAAAATATTTCTCTGCCATTTTCAGGGTTTCCACACACAGCCAAAAGAATCTGATGACTGTATCCAATCTTGGTGTAATCTTTGGCCCTACACTGATGCGCTCCCAAGAGGAGACAGTGGCTGCCATGATGAATATCAAGTTTCAGAACATTGTGGTGGAGATCCTCATCGAGAATTATGAGAAGGTAAGTGTTGTCCTTTAATTAAAATTAACAGCAGGTGGCACTGTTTACCAAACACAGACGGGAGCAATCATTCAGTTCCTGAGGCAGAGCGTTACAGTCGATTCTTTGTTTTCAGATGTGTTGTAAagctttgtttattttgagCCAAAGTCTTGTAATGTATGGTGGTAAGAATGCTGAATGTTATCTGTTTGGTGTTCCTCAGATTTTTCATCAGCCTCCAGACCCCAATGTGCCTCTTCCTCAGTCTCAGCCTCAGTCTCAGTCTCGCTCCAGCTCACGGCGCAGCAACGCCATCTGCCTATCGTCAGGACCACGCAAGTCCAGAGGCCTGTACCCACCCACTTTGTGCCTGGCTGACGCTGACAGTGTGTctcttttgtatttttcttgtcCTGTCTGTCACACTCTGAATAGAAATGGCTCTGTAGGCACAAAGCCAGCCCTCAGCCACAGTATTTTGAGTGGAATCTGAGTCTAAGATCTTTGCTTTAAAAAGATTCAGAGCATATGTGTGTTTAGACATATATAAaactaatattataatattaagtattttaaaacacattatgtagcatttgttcTCtgaaatagcagctttaaaatcattctGATGCTCCTcttacatataaaaaaagagaatatCTCTATGGGACTACTGGTGAAGTGAGATAATGCTAGTAGCATCTGCATAATGCTGCCTTAGccaggtcatatttgtgtaaaagaaTTGATATATTACTGTGctacctctgtaatacaatAATACTAGAGTATTACTTTCatcccacatgcttctttcatttcAGTGACCGTCCTGTATCTTTTAgcatgtccagaaatgcatgtgtaaagaatATCCTTTATCAGTGGTGGCAAATTTTAGTGCAAATTCTACTTCCAAttatagggggagcccagaagcaagaatgaccacttaccacataatgctgctttaaaaatacAGCTTAGGAAATGTTTAACTCAAGAGTTATAGTTTCAACAATACCTCCAGGCATTAGACATTATATCGGGGTCAATAATAGTATGTAAGATTGTGTATTGATGAAATATTGGAGCATAATAGAAGATGTGTTTTGTTTTCAAAGGTTCAGACCACCCTTAATGTCATGTTCTTCTAAGTCATAATGTACATTAAGTAATATTTTAGGTGAAATATTCGTATTGGATGTGTAATTTCtgatattggaaaaaaaaaaatatatatataagatgtTCCCCTGGCATAATGTAAaggaaagtcaaaggaaaaccAACAGTGCccccatcagataaacagccCTCTTGAGGCATGGGCTCAATAAGACTTTACTAACTACTGTGCTTTACTAACAGTCCTGAGGAATTGGCGCACCCATGAACATccatgagccttgggtgcccattaccctgtcactggttcactggctgtccttccttggaccacttttggtaccaCGTTTTAACcattgcataccaggaacaccccacaagacctgtttgatgttttgaagatgcttctaaccagttgtctagccatcacaatttcttcctggaaaataaataaatgaagggtggtctctgacttttgcacagtactgtatataatcCAAAATAAGTCAATATATGACAATAAATGCGTGGAATTACTTTTATATCGCCTGTCTCCTTTTCCTTGTTCTCCTACCTCAGGTGACACGTTCAGCAGCAGCCCCAGCAGCACACCCATGGGGAGTATGGAGTCTCTGTCCTCTCACTCCTCGGAGCAGAATGGCTGTTCTAAGACGAGTTCTCCATCTCGCTCCAAACACAAAACCTCAGGCAGTCTGTGCTGGACAACTCCTTCCCCCTCCTCCAACGGCCCCAAGAGCCCGCCTGGCACCACCAGTCCCGACTCCAGCTCTAAAGAGGATGCAGCCAAAACGGATGGCGAGTGGGAAGAGGCTCTGAGCAGCCTTCCGACTGACCGAgcttctccagctccagagcTCCCAGACAGAGCTGAGGAGCAGAGCCCAGAGGAGCATGGACCGGGACGCCTTAGTATGTCCACCTGCTCCTCCCTTACGTCCCTCCACATCTCTGAGGGTGAGCACCGCACCAGCTGCACTACTTATCTAACTAGTTTGACAAAAGTAGGTCCGATCAGTACAACAATAACAgtaatacttattattttaaGGTTGTTTTACCCTACCTTTGGTTTGGTATCTTGGTAcaggaaaaaaaggaagtcTGCCCAGTTTGCATTGTGTTTACCACACCAGAATGAACGTTCAGTTTTATTCAGGGTTCCAAATACAATTCAGACCTCAAATCGAGCATGAGGAAATGATCACATTAGCACACCAGCCCTTTTAAACAAATGTAGGTTTCACAAAGTCACATGCATGTCTATTCACTTAGGTTTCAGGAGCTGTCATGGTTCAGTCCAGAGTTTGGTGTCACGCAGTAACCGAGACAGTCTGAAGTCACCGCCGTTACCAGATCTTCCTCCTAAAGGCAGATGCAGACTGGACTCATCAGCCAGCAATGGATACCAAAGGCCTGGATCTGTGTAAGCAGCCTTTTCTTACTAATGTTACCATTACTCACTGTGCCTTTACCCTTAAGTCATGTTGTTAGACAAAAGTAATAGCTGACATGTTGCAGAGTTAATTATGGTACAAATGTGGCAGTTTATCATTTTGCTTGCCATTTCAGCACTTACAGATTGCCATGTTTACAGAAGTGGCCTTAGTACTAAGTCTCGTCCTTGTATTCTTCTCATAGTATCACCTGATACAGATCAATGCCTTTTTAATACATAGAAAGTTTTAGAGAGCATCTAAAGGCTGGGAAAACAGATGCTAAAGTACTATAGTAAAGTACTAAAGGTCACAGTACTATCCCAAACCCGTGGTCTAGCAGCAGGCTTTGGGGCTTTACTCCTCACTAGTGTACTGTTTGACAGTTCTCTAAGAGATGACCTTAAGCCACAATGCTGGCTGTTAAAGTTCTCTCTGAGTGCCAGAGTGTTGTCATTGAGGCTCCAGAAGCACATGTTTTCTTTCCTTCGTCATAACGTATGAGACTTATTCTGTAAACAACTCCATGTGTTTCAGAAAAGACGAGTCTGTTCATAGCTATTAGTAAATTAGCGAGTCTAGCTAGCATTCAGCAAAAGCATACTGAGGTAACCTTTGTGAGGGATACTAAAGCGCATGCACTACGACAAGTCATTGTCAGCGCTCTTTGTTTACTGTTGTAGGGTGGCCTCCAGAGCAGCTCTCTTTGAAAGCCCTGTGGTCTCCCAGCCGGCCCCTGCTGGAAGGTACGCTATCAGCCTCGGACCATGTGTGACAGAGCGTGAGATCTATTGGTTTCAGCACTCTGGGTTGCCCTGTGTTTTGAAGCTATGTCGTCCGAAGGGACAAGATGAAGAGTTGTGGTTTTTGCAAGCGAAATAGATCTTATGTAGTTGACCTTACCCCTGCATACCCTACAGTCATGGCCTGACATAATCACCCTGCCCAATTCATCTTTACTGAGAGGCCAACAGCAAGCTGCATGCGTAAACTCTGTCATGCATCTTGTCTCTCCAGCTGTGTCCCCTCTAACTCACCTCTTTTGTTGTGATTGCAGAGAAGCCAAGGCCATGTATTCCTGCCAAGCAGAGCATAGTCATGAGCTCAGCTTTCCTAAAGGGGCGCTCTTCTACAATGGTAAATGCACTCTTGCACAAATtattggaaaaaaagaaaacaaaatgccTAGTAAATCATTTATGCAACAGCATAGCATAATCTGGGCATCCTGTAGAGTGAAGAACTGTCATAACCATCATATTGATGGTCACATAAAATGTGTTATGTGTAAATATATGTGTTATTAGTGTGGGTGCCCTATTGTGCCATTGGCATCTTTTATTCcctgtgtttgtatatatatatatatctgtctatttcAATACCCATTTCAAGTCCTAAAGCTTTTGAAAAATAAGTAATGTTATACAATTGCTAATGAAAATCATATACACAGACTCACCAAACAATTTATTATGAAGACTCTGCTAAGGGGCTTCCTTTTGCTCCCCAAACAGCCTCCATTctttgtggcatggatt
This sequence is a window from Salminus brasiliensis chromosome 18, fSalBra1.hap2, whole genome shotgun sequence. Protein-coding genes within it:
- the arhgap42a gene encoding rho GTPase-activating protein 42 isoform X3, which gives rise to MGLPTLEFSDSFLDSPDFRDRLKCHEIELDRTNTFIKELIKDGNMLISALKNLSAAVQKFSQSLQDFQFECIGDAETDDEINIAQSLKEFSQLLTTVEEERRRLIQNADDVLITPLEKFRKEQIGAAKEGKKKFDKETEKYYTVLEKHLNLSSKKKESFLHEADTQINKERQVFCDASLEYVFKIQEVQERKKFEFVEPLLAFLQGLFTFYHEGYELAHEFEPYKQQLQFNLQNTRNNFESTRQEVENLMRRIKSAEQDFKAPGQWTMEGFLYVQEKRPLGFTWSRHYCTYEKETKMFTMSNSEIKSGSKQNGLVMSPPEMFKLKSCIRRRTDSIDKRFCFDIEVVERNNTCQGILFSSLQCFYKVRRHGIITLQALSESNRRLWMEAMDGKEPIYTLPALLSKKEETFLNEAGFNFVRKCIHLVETRGIQTMGLYRIGGVNSKVQRLMTSVFAAKAPADMDLDPDTWDNKTITSGLKNYLRCLAEPLLTYRLHKDFIMAVKSDDQNYRVRAVHALVHKLPEKNREMLDILIKHLFVVSTHSQKNLMTVSNLGVIFGPTLMRSQEETVAAMMNIKFQNIVVEILIENYEKIFHQPPDPNVPLPQSQPQSQSRSSSRRSNAICLSSGPRKSRGLYPPTLCLADADSDTFSSSPSSTPMGSMESLSSHSSEQNGCSKTSSPSRSKHKTSGSLCWTTPSPSSNGPKSPPGTTSPDSSSKEDAAKTDGEWEEALSSLPTDRASPAPELPDRAEEQSPEEHGPGRLSMSTCSSLTSLHISEGFRSCHGSVQSLVSRSNRDSLKSPPLPDLPPKGRCRLDSSASNGYQRPGSVEAKAMYSCQAEHSHELSFPKGALFYNVHPSVEPGWLQATYNGKTGLIPENYVVFL
- the arhgap42a gene encoding rho GTPase-activating protein 42 isoform X1, whose translation is MGLPTLEFSDSFLDSPDFRDRLKCHEIELDRTNTFIKELIKDGNMLISALKNLSAAVQKFSQSLQDFQFECIGDAETDDEINIAQSLKEFSQLLTTVEEERRRLIQNADDVLITPLEKFRKEQIGAAKEGKKKFDKETEKYYTVLEKHLNLSSKKKESFLHEADTQINKERQVFCDASLEYVFKIQEVQERKKFEFVEPLLAFLQGLFTFYHEGYELAHEFEPYKQQLQFNLQNTRNNFESTRQEVENLMRRIKSAEQDFKAPGQWTMEGFLYVQEKRPLGFTWSRHYCTYEKETKMFTMSNSEIKSGSKQNGLVMSPPEMFKLKSCIRRRTDSIDKRFCFDIEVVERNNTCQGILFSSLQCFYKVRRHGIITLQALSESNRRLWMEAMDGKEPIYTLPALLSKKEETFLNEAGFNFVRKCIHLVETRGIQTMGLYRIGGVNSKVQRLMTSVFAAKAPADMDLDPDTWDNKTITSGLKNYLRCLAEPLLTYRLHKDFIMAVKSDDQNYRVRAVHALVHKLPEKNREMLDILIKHLFVVSTHSQKNLMTVSNLGVIFGPTLMRSQEETVAAMMNIKFQNIVVEILIENYEKIFHQPPDPNVPLPQSQPQSQSRSSSRRSNAICLSSGPRKSRGLYPPTLCLADADSDTFSSSPSSTPMGSMESLSSHSSEQNGCSKTSSPSRSKHKTSGSLCWTTPSPSSNGPKSPPGTTSPDSSSKEDAAKTDGEWEEALSSLPTDRASPAPELPDRAEEQSPEEHGPGRLSMSTCSSLTSLHISEGFRSCHGSVQSLVSRSNRDSLKSPPLPDLPPKGRCRLDSSASNGYQRPGSVVASRAALFESPVVSQPAPAGREAKAMYSCQAEHSHELSFPKGALFYNVHPSVEPGWLQATYNGKTGLIPENYVVFL
- the arhgap42a gene encoding rho GTPase-activating protein 42 isoform X2, translated to MGLPTLEFSDSFLDSPDFRDRLKCHEIELDRTNTFIKELIKDGNMLISALKNLSAAVQKFSQSLQDFQFECIGDAETDDEINIAQSLKEFSQLLTTVEEERRRLIQNADDVLITPLEKFRKEQIGAAKEGKKKFDKETEKYYTVLEKHLNLSSKKKESFLHEADTQINKERQVFCDASLEYVFKIQEVQERKKFEFVEPLLAFLQGLFTFYHEGYELAHEFEPYKQQLQFNLQNTRNNFESTRQEVENLMRRIKSAEQDFKAPGQWTMEGFLYVQEKRPLGFTWSRHYCTYEKETKMFTMSNSEIKSGSKQNGLVMSPPEMFKLKSCIRRRTDSIDKRFCFDIEVVERHGIITLQALSESNRRLWMEAMDGKEPIYTLPALLSKKEETFLNEAGFNFVRKCIHLVETRGIQTMGLYRIGGVNSKVQRLMTSVFAAKAPADMDLDPDTWDNKTITSGLKNYLRCLAEPLLTYRLHKDFIMAVKSDDQNYRVRAVHALVHKLPEKNREMLDILIKHLFVVSTHSQKNLMTVSNLGVIFGPTLMRSQEETVAAMMNIKFQNIVVEILIENYEKIFHQPPDPNVPLPQSQPQSQSRSSSRRSNAICLSSGPRKSRGLYPPTLCLADADSDTFSSSPSSTPMGSMESLSSHSSEQNGCSKTSSPSRSKHKTSGSLCWTTPSPSSNGPKSPPGTTSPDSSSKEDAAKTDGEWEEALSSLPTDRASPAPELPDRAEEQSPEEHGPGRLSMSTCSSLTSLHISEGFRSCHGSVQSLVSRSNRDSLKSPPLPDLPPKGRCRLDSSASNGYQRPGSVVASRAALFESPVVSQPAPAGREAKAMYSCQAEHSHELSFPKGALFYNVHPSVEPGWLQATYNGKTGLIPENYVVFL